The Brachypodium distachyon strain Bd21 chromosome 4, Brachypodium_distachyon_v3.0, whole genome shotgun sequence nucleotide sequence CTTAGCTTTAGAGCAAACAATATGTGCCAAAACAATGTCAACCACAATCACATTCTATATATCAAATGCACCAAGTTTGAGTTCTCCGAAATAAATTTGTATAATTTATGTTAGAGACTGTTGATTACAAAGAAGGATTAAGAAACTACTTAGGTTTATGAATGCTATGACGGCTCGTGTCACAGTTGTGCTTACACTGATAGACTGTTATGAGTAAATAACCCCATAGTGTTGTGCCCATTTGAATTCTCCAGATCAATCTGCCCAAACAAATCCAACGTGACTAAATGGCATCAACAGCTCCAACACACTGCCCTGGGGCATTGACATAGAAGTCATAATTAACAACAAATGTGTGCAAATACTTACTCTCATGGAGACACACTCTCCTACAATGCCATCAATTACTCTAATGAAAGGGTCAACACACTCAGTCAACTTTAGAACGATATTCTTATCCCGCAAAATGTCCTGCAAATAACCAATTGGGCATAAGAGTAATCTTAACACACTCCAACTTAGTGCCAAATATTGTAATTTCCTATTTTCAAGTTCGGATTGCTTGTGTGCATCCTCAGCCGCAAAGGCTGGGGGAGATCTCTCCTCCATTATCTAAAATCTGCTGGTTCTTATGACACCTCTAAGACCATTTTAGGACTATATATTACACCTAAAGATGACATGAATAAAACATTTTCTTAACTATTTTTTTAGTAAGTCAAAAAGTAGAAATACATTTGTTATTGTAAGTTTAATTTAATAAGCAAAGTTAGCCGATTTCCATTTCCATTCGCCTGAAGAAAGATTTTTTGCCACTATCTATAAGCTTTAAGTGCTGCTAGTGTTCATAATGTAAGTTACAGATGCTATAATGAAGCAGTGAAATAATTGTTAGTTTGATAAACAAGACGTACAGCAGGCAAGAAGTTTGCGAAAGTTTCCATTCCCCAATTCCAGATGAAAGGATCAGAGCCAAATCGAGCACTAACAGTTGGCACACCTAAAAATTTATGTGTGCTCTTCACCTCCGGTAAGTTCCTGAATTGTTCAAGTAATATGACAATGGCTTTTTCTTGGACAAAGAGAATGGCTTGTTACAGATgaacatataatttttgttgtaATTAGTAAGTTCTTAAAAATGCTAATTAATACTAGAATGCAAATAATATATTATATATCCAAGAACTTACAGCAAATAAACATCTTTCTTTCCAATCCCTTCCCCAAAATCAATATTGCGAGCCCCACTGTAGGGTTTTAGTTTTATTTCTCTCCCTGAAtttttcagtaaaaaaaatcagtaatGGCTCTCGATTCACTGAGAAAGTTCATATGGATAGGAAACTCAAATGGAAGAGAACCTTTATGGTAAGCAATTACATCCTCCCCAAGAAGTAAAAAACTTGTCCCCAATGCAGTTGGGCCTGCACCACCTGTGCCTGCGATATAATAGAAGAATCTAAAAGGGAAATTTAGTAAGATTGGTTTGAAATAGAAGTGAAAGTATTCAACTTTAACAGTTTTTCATGTTTTCGAAGTTCCCAAGTCTGGCCAAGCTTCCTGACCTTAGTCTTTCTGGTTCACCACAGTTCTCGCTTTTTGCAGCACGTACAAGCTCAGCTGCCATCACTATAATTATATAAAATGAGCACATTatgaactaaaaaaataaaaaattctaGTAGAAAATAAGCAAGGTATCACTAAATGTTATGTGAATAGTTGACAGCATAAGCACTAATCCCTCCGGTCCATACTAAATCAGctacacttattatggatcaatCCGTTGGGGGAAAATAGCTGATGTAGTATAATAGACAATAGTCCATCTCCAGTATATAAGTTTGTCATTTAAATATTACTGGAGTAATTTCTAGAAACAAATCGACAGGAAAAGTTGACTAATGGTAATGTAAATGTTACCATTACTGACTCCAGGAGATATCCCTGCAGTTATGAGAGCCGGAACACCGGCAGCTTTTGCTTCTTCATGTAAAGATTTTGCTCTCCAGGAATAGTCCATTCCATCACAAACATCAGCATATCCTGTCTGTTCAGCAAAGGTCAGTTATGCATGCAAATTAAGGGCTTCCCCAATGTGTAAAACATACAACAAGCACAGTAAAAGGATTCAAGTCATTCAGCACCACTCTATTATATGCATTTGAGCATTAAACATTTCATGGCTCCACCTTAGTAGATATTGCTGCCTGCATGACTGCGCACTTGTCCTCCCTTTGGAAAGGTCCAGCAGCATGAACCACTAAATCCACACCTGAGAGATTAAATataactaaatataaaaaCTCCATAATAGTGTACCACTAATAACATTAGATGATATCAGTGTGGCAAATGTTGTCATGCTATAGAAATGTACtttctctgatccataataagtgtctcggatttaatttagtacaattttgtactaactttgtgcTAAATCcgagacatttattatggatcagagagagtagaATATATGACATAGAGAAAGCAAAACCCTGATTTAAAGTACTGCATGGGACAGTATTATAAAAGATTTTGCGTTCTTTCCTTAAGCCTTTAGCTCTTTAATTTTTGCTTTTTCGGGAGCAAATATCTTTTTTATAGAGATGCAAAAATGACTTtctgtcaaaataaaaatttacaGGATCGTAGGTGCATGAATGTTTATACGTGGATTTTTTCAGAATTATTTGAACACTTgaagtattaaaaaaaaatcatcccaGGAGCATACCATTCAGCGCCTCTATCATGGAAATGCACAATCCCTCCACCGAATTACAGCTTCTCAAGTTGGTGCCCTGGACGAGCTATGCTctccattttattttattttgtggtTAAGAAACATTGCACGTAGAAAGTAGAATAAAACCGCTTACAGCCTTGAAGAAAAATAGGGATATACAAATATGGGGAAGAAGAgctggaaagaagaagaaaaatgctaGCTGAGGCAGTTATTAAACGGTGGaatcgaaaaaaaaaggagaacaTGCAGAGTAATTGTCTGCGATGTAATTAAGCTAATTGATAGGATTTGGCTCCGGCCCTCGATTTCAATATGACTTTGACAAAAGGGAAATCATGGAGCAAaatcttgcaaaaaaaacgtACAGATGTTACACGTGAGGTGCCGATAACGTACAGAGTGTGGCACCTATATAACTCTTGCCACTGGTGGCAATTAATAAGTGTAGAGCAGCGAAAGAAGCAATCAAGCTTACTCTCCATGACTGCCTCCAGCCTGCGTGCATTGTGAATGTCGAGCTGGACGAACTCGGATCGCTCCCCGAGCTTAGACACCAGCTTCGTGCCTTTCTCCCTGCCCAATCAATTAACTCGATCGTCAGTTACAGCCTTACTTACGGGCAGATGGAGCTCCTTTTATCAGTTTTGTTTCTACCTGTTcctgccggcgacgaggatgctgAGGTCGGGGCGGAGGTCGGAGAGCGCGGTGGCCGTTGCGCCGCCAGCACGCCCGGTGCCGCCAAGCACCAGCACGCGccggggcgccgccgccgacttgccgccgccgctgctcgcggCCACGGCGGAGGCCTTGCCAATGCATGCTCTCACCATTGTTCTTCTCTTATTCTTCTAGCTAGCTTGGTCGATCATTGATCGCGTGTGTGCAAGAAGAGAGGGCTGTGGGACGGCCGGACGGAGCGGGTCGCCTTGTTGTAATGGCAGTTGGGGATAAAATACCGTTCCGCGCGCGTTAAAGAAAGGAGCACGAGCTATGATGCATGCGCCATGTGCGCATACATGGTCGCCGTTGACTTGATTTGCTACCTGCACAATGCAGCCGGGCATCATGCACTGACTAGATAAACAAGTTGTACcaaaattttatttaaaaaatgttGGACATCATCTATTGTTTTTAGATCATGTAATTATATTCGTTCCCGTTTTAATAATTTGGTTGCTcaaaatgtggtggttttgcgtaatttttcccctcaaaatcaGACTACTGGCTAGCCAACGAGCAAAACCTAAGCGAAAAAGAATGACtgtttcaaattttattttcactAAGAATTTCAAAATATTACTAAGGTTTCATCTCGGTTTGTGAAACAGGCGTGAAACTCAAGTGAAACAAGAATAAAAGTTAAATTTTTAAATTTATTTTGCTGTCactaaaattttgaatcttgGAACTCAAGTGTCATTTAAAAAAGAATTATAGCGTGAAGGGTGGATATATACTGGCTCATCCACTATCGAGCCAGCTCAACTCCGTTAACTAAGCTCGTTGCAACAACGTGGATTCTATAAGGTcttggaataaaaaaaaaagcatctcCGTTGAATCTTTTTCTTTGGTAGTGTGTTAACATCCGAGTAAGCTTAGGCCCGGATCATGTATTAAGTGTGTAGGTTGCGTGCACATGGTTTTatagtatttattttttaaagaaaaataagaggCTTTCATCTACAAGTAAAAGGTTATGCAGCAGACTAAGCAACACCAGACAAAGAATAAAAGGTTATGTACCACGCATCTGTTGTCAATAACGATTGAATATTAATTAGAAATTAATATCCAACTAGTTAATTTAGATCCAAATTTCCAACCTCAGTCTGGTTCAAGCAGCTCACTTTTCTTTCTATGCGTAAATGcccttttttctgttttttttttggcaaatgacatgttttttttctcattgttGTCGGAAAAATGTCTTGTTAAAGAAAAAACTCTGAAACATTATGTGATTGTGTTTGGGTCTTCAATATACTTGTAAATTTTCATATGCAAAAAGGAGAAATTTGATGTCCTAGAAAGCAAAATTCAGTGCTCTAAAAAGCAAAAACAGTTAGCACCaaaattgtgtttttttttgcatgtaaACTCAAAACTTATTGTTTTGGCATGTAAATTTGCATGCACATGGAAGACAACACACATTGACATGTGTGATTTGTTTTgctaatattttgacaatgtattttttttcctccaccGAGAGCATCTGCACCTGCTGCACCTTAGAATTTTCGCcctctattttatttttgttttgaatggAAAAAACAAGATACTTTATTTGTTAAAAGATTTTTTTGACCGTAATTAAGATGCCCTAATTTATCCGACAACCAAAAAAGGtgaagcgccaacgaggcaaAACAGAAGGCCGCGTTTGCGGTTGCGGCGCTTGATGCTAAACCTAACCCCCCCAAGCAACCAATCCGAACCTCGTTGCCGTCTCCATCAGCATTCATCCAGGGCAGGGCATTCTTCGCCGCTAAGCAAGCCAGGCCCCGGAGTCCGGACGATGATACTGCTCTAGCCCTGGTGATTTCTGCGGTGTTTCAGATTTGGGGGATTCGGTGTCACTTTCGATTTCGGGTGGGTGATTGGCTTTTGATCCATGGTGGGGGTGCTGTCGAACCGGGTGGACCGGGAGGATGTCGCCGCCGGGGATCACATCTACTCATGGAGAGCCGCCTACATCTACGCCCACCACGGTCGGTAACCCCCCTCCCTGCCCTTCCTTCTTCCCCCAACGAATCAGCCCCTTCTGCATATCTCTATATCCATTGATTCGTCAATTATCCgatgattgattgattaagCAACCCTGCCGCCAGTAATCTCTACCCTAATCCTCCGGGAACATATGCTCTGCAACGATAGATGTGTTGTTCATCTCAAAATCGCACTATTTGGCGGCTTCTGCCTGCAATGCGTTCTCCCAGTCGGAGGAATTAAGTTTGCCAGCTACAGGATGCGGTGGAAGTGTTTGGACTCGCCCCGTTGAGGTGACGTTTGTCGAGGTCTTGCAAACAACCATGGATCTCTCAAGTTTTGCTCTTTGGCGTGGAAGGATGGATTCATCGTCAACGAATCCGTTTGGGTTCTCTGCGCCATTGGACACCTTTCCCCTAACCCAGCAGAAGGCAGCAGCTCCATAGGAGGCATGGTTGATGGTGGCGTAAATGAGGATCCAGGAGGGAACAAAAGAAGGTTTCAACACCGTGATAATCCTGGTCATCTGGCGAGGGGAGAATACAATGCTTTTTAATGGGATCTCCTCTGCTATGCTGGATGTGTGGTGTCGAGAATGCACAATGAAGCGGGTGCTTGGATTCAGGCCGGCCAGCCGGTGCAAAGGCGTTTGTGAGTTTAGAGTGATTTAGCCATTGGGTCTGCACCTGATTGTTCAGTCTGTATTGTTAAGAATCGACCGCAGGCTTCAGCCACCCTGTACATTTGTAAATTGGCTTTCCAGCTCTTTATGTCTGATAGAAGGCCCGCAAAGATTTTGCTTGCTCGTAAGACTACTCTGAATAGGATCTTACAGATTGATCCCTTCCTTCTGATGCCCCATCTTCATCAAATCCACTCTCGTGCTGCCTATACTTACCACTTTACCAGTTCTCGTCTCTATACATACGCTCCTTATGCAATACTTGTTCATGCTGCAGTCTTGAGTCTTGACTTGTTTACTTCTTTTTTGTGGAGTCTTTACTTGTTTGCTTGTACACTGTACACAGTAGTCCTTACTAGCTTGATCTATCATTTTCAGGGATATACGTGGGAGATGGCATGGTTATCCATTTCACTAGAGCTGCTGGACATGAAATTGGGACAGGAacattcttggacaagtttctGTTTAGCTCCTCTCCATCGACGGTGGATGGCCCTCCCTGCCAGAAATGCGGTCACCTTATCAAGCCTCAGGGAGTCATAATGTCCTGCCTCGACTGCTTCTTGGACGGCGGCAATCTCTACCTCTTCGACTACGCCGTGTCACCCTCTTTCTTCCTTGCCAAAGCACGTGGAGGAACATGCACTATGGCTCCATCTGATGCTGCTGATCTTGTCATCCACCGTGCCCGTCACCTTCTGAACAATGGCTTTGGCATGTATAGCCTGTTCAAGAACAATTGCGAAGACTTTGCGATATACTGCAAGACGGAGCTGCTTGTCGAGACTTCTTACAGTGTTGGGCGCAGTGGACAGCTGGCATCGCTGACAGCTGCGTTCAGTGCGGTTGCCTCTTCACCGCTGCGTTTCCTGACAACCAGCGCTGGCGGTCTGGCAATTGTGACAAGCAGCATGTACTGCATGGGGCGATATGTTTCGGATATGGGTGTTCGCCGTGATGTTATGAAGGTGCCTGTGGAAAGGATCGTGGAGCACTGGGTTGATAATGTAGTAGCTCAAGGAGCCACACAGATGGAGGCGGCAACACCAGGAGGCTCATCGGAGTTGCCAAAGGAGCTTGCTCAAAAGGAAAGTGTTCTTTAGGTGTGGTGTTCTCGTTGGTCGATCTGATTTGTGATGATTTGCTGCCCAATTCCCTAAACAATGTATACTGGGTGTACTTGCTCGTGTAAATTAATCTACATCTGAAATGAGTAGCAATATGTATCATTCTACGGGATATTGAAAGGTTATATGATGCAAATCGCTTGTTACATTTAACCAGGGTTGTTTCGGCACAATTTCG carries:
- the LOC106866586 gene encoding uncharacterized protein LOC106866586 isoform X2: MVRACIGKASAVAASSGGGKSAAAPRRVLVLGGTGRAGGATATALSDLRPDLSILVAGRNREKGTKLVSKLGERSEFVQLDIHNARRLEAVMESVDLVVHAAGPFQREDKCAVMQAAISTKTGYADVCDGMDYSWRAKSLHEEAKAAGVPALITAGISPGVSNVMAAELVRAAKSENCGEPERLRFFYYIAGTGGAGPTALGTSFLLLGEDVIAYHKGREIKLKPYSGARNIDFGEGIGKKDVYLLNLPEVKSTHKFLGVPTVSARFGSDPFIWNWGMETFANFLPADILRDKNIVLKLTECVDPFIRVIDGIVGECVSMRIDLENSNGHNTMGLFTHNSLSVGLCSSCICSSNSRRQH
- the LOC100835167 gene encoding uncharacterized protein LOC100835167, producing the protein MVGVLSNRVDREDVAAGDHIYSWRAAYIYAHHGIYVGDGMVIHFTRAAGHEIGTGTFLDKFLFSSSPSTVDGPPCQKCGHLIKPQGVIMSCLDCFLDGGNLYLFDYAVSPSFFLAKARGGTCTMAPSDAADLVIHRARHLLNNGFGMYSLFKNNCEDFAIYCKTELLVETSYSVGRSGQLASLTAAFSAVASSPLRFLTTSAGGLAIVTSSMYCMGRYVSDMGVRRDVMKVPVERIVEHWVDNVVAQGATQMEAATPGGSSELPKELAQKESVL
- the LOC106866586 gene encoding uncharacterized protein LOC106866586 isoform X1, coding for MVRACIGKASAVAASSGGGKSAAAPRRVLVLGGTGRAGGATATALSDLRPDLSILVAGRNREKGTKLVSKLGERSEFVQLDIHNARRLEAVMESVDLVVHAAGPFQREDKCAVMQAAISTKTGYADVCDGMDYSWRAKSLHEEAKAAGVPALITAGISPGVSNVMAAELVRAAKSENCGEPERLRFFYYIAGTGGAGPTALGTSFLLLGEDVIAYHKGREIKLKPYSGARNIDFGEGIGKKDVYLLNLPEVKSTHKFLGVPTVSARFGSDPFIWNWGMETFANFLPADILRDKNIVLKLTECVDPFIRVIDGIVGECVSMRIDLENSNGHNTMGLFTHNSLSVSVGYAAAAFALAILEGSTKPGVWFPEETEGIAIEARKLLLQRASQGAVNFAMNKQSQMVVDTDHKEIGKGIYV